From a region of the Streptomyces sp. NBC_01454 genome:
- a CDS encoding alpha-N-acetylglucosaminidase, which produces MSRPSRRAVLGTAGAIGAGVALGGAAPAPGRAGRRQERAPAYDTAPARAALTRLLPGHADQFQLVALAPDGTGDRFRVEGRTGRITVAGTTSAVLLTGVHWYLKYTCRAHLTWAGDQVELPGRLPAPASPVERATTLPHRFALNDTHDGYTAPYADWPRWERMIDVLALHGVNEVLVTPGAEAVYHRLLTGFGYSDAEARAWIPAPSHQPWWLLQNMSGYGGPTSAELIAKRAELGRRITGRLRELGMRPVLPGYFGTVPGGFAARNPGARTVPQGTWSGLARPDWLDPRTEVFAGAAAAFYRHQEQLLGPADHFKMDLLHEGGDPGDVPVPDAARAVEKALRTARPGATWVILGWQNNPRRDLLDAVDHDRMLIVDGLSDLETVTDRERDWGGVPYAFGSIPNFGGRTTIGAKTHVWAERFPAWRDKPGSRLAGTAYMPEAAERDPAAFELFSELAWRERPVDRAAWFDGYADLRYGARDEGARAAFAALGTSAYEISSKDGRPHDSVFAARPDLAARSGTVYATHTPAFDPAAFDTAFAALLTVRPALRGSDAYRHDLTDAARQVLANRSWQLIGQLQDAYRRKDRATFRALSGLWLRLMRLSEDVTGAHRQFLLGPWLADARAMASGPEEAARLEHSARALLTTWADRATADGGALANYANRDWHGLIGEVHLPQWQSYLGELADALAADRPPKPFDWYAREEPWTHERTSHPLHPTTEAYRTAQRVHDTLARAPYQGTVTVTASPSALPPGGRATVTAALRNVNGLRATGRVDFALTGVEAGAQGPVSLSSLPPGGTGRARWRVTAPAGPLTDPLAALPYALTADYGPKGEPRVRAAHHGTLFVAGLLDRELRTVTTNAAVFGQLGDRLAVNGAGADLWKATAEFGAVYRPGALTAGGTVTVEVTAQETTGPWARAGLVVRNRLATPAPGSPDALGFLNLSVTPANGVVLSYDSGGDGALDTYRRLTGITAPALLRLTRGPDAGRSATYTGACSTDGGATWREIATVTVPGAAARQDTGLHQSAANSGTGDRGTATFRRWTVTGSTSGHRVR; this is translated from the coding sequence GTGAGCCGACCGTCACGACGCGCAGTGCTGGGGACCGCCGGAGCGATCGGTGCAGGGGTGGCGCTCGGCGGGGCCGCACCCGCCCCCGGGAGGGCCGGCCGCCGCCAGGAGCGGGCACCGGCGTACGACACCGCGCCGGCCCGGGCCGCGCTGACCCGGCTGCTGCCCGGGCACGCCGACCAGTTCCAGCTGGTCGCGCTCGCCCCGGACGGCACCGGCGACCGCTTCCGCGTCGAGGGCCGGACGGGCCGGATCACGGTCGCCGGGACCACGTCCGCGGTGCTGCTGACCGGCGTCCACTGGTACCTCAAATACACCTGCCGGGCCCATCTGACCTGGGCCGGCGACCAGGTGGAGCTGCCCGGCCGGCTGCCCGCCCCGGCCTCCCCCGTCGAGCGCGCCACCACGCTGCCGCACCGCTTCGCCCTCAACGACACCCACGACGGCTACACCGCCCCGTACGCCGACTGGCCGCGCTGGGAGCGGATGATCGACGTGCTGGCGCTGCACGGGGTGAACGAGGTGCTGGTCACCCCGGGTGCCGAGGCCGTCTACCACCGGCTGCTGACCGGCTTCGGCTACTCCGACGCCGAGGCCCGCGCCTGGATCCCGGCGCCCTCGCACCAGCCGTGGTGGCTGCTGCAGAACATGAGTGGCTACGGCGGCCCGACCAGCGCCGAACTGATCGCCAAACGGGCCGAGTTGGGCCGCCGGATCACCGGCCGGCTGCGCGAACTGGGCATGCGCCCCGTCCTGCCCGGCTACTTCGGCACCGTCCCCGGCGGTTTCGCCGCCCGCAACCCCGGCGCCCGCACCGTGCCGCAGGGCACCTGGTCGGGTCTGGCCCGCCCCGACTGGCTCGATCCGCGCACCGAGGTCTTCGCCGGGGCCGCCGCCGCCTTCTACCGTCATCAGGAGCAACTCCTCGGCCCCGCCGACCACTTCAAGATGGATCTGCTGCACGAGGGCGGCGACCCCGGCGACGTCCCGGTGCCGGACGCCGCGCGCGCCGTCGAGAAGGCGCTGCGCACCGCCCGCCCCGGCGCGACCTGGGTGATCCTGGGCTGGCAGAACAATCCGCGGCGCGATCTGCTGGACGCCGTCGACCACGACCGGATGCTGATCGTGGACGGCCTCAGCGACCTGGAGACGGTCACCGACCGGGAGCGGGACTGGGGCGGGGTGCCGTACGCCTTCGGCAGCATCCCCAACTTCGGCGGCCGCACGACCATCGGCGCCAAGACGCATGTCTGGGCCGAGCGCTTTCCGGCCTGGCGCGACAAGCCGGGCAGCAGGCTCGCCGGGACCGCGTACATGCCGGAGGCCGCCGAGCGCGACCCGGCCGCCTTCGAGCTGTTCAGCGAACTCGCCTGGCGCGAGCGCCCGGTGGACCGCGCCGCATGGTTCGACGGCTACGCCGACCTGCGCTACGGCGCCCGCGACGAGGGGGCCCGCGCCGCCTTCGCCGCGCTGGGCACCAGCGCCTACGAGATCTCCAGCAAGGACGGCCGCCCGCACGACTCTGTCTTCGCCGCCCGCCCCGACCTGGCCGCCCGCTCCGGCACCGTCTACGCCACCCACACCCCCGCCTTCGACCCGGCGGCCTTCGACACCGCGTTCGCCGCGCTGCTGACCGTCCGCCCCGCGCTGCGCGGCTCCGACGCCTACCGCCACGATCTGACCGACGCCGCCCGCCAGGTGCTGGCCAACCGGTCCTGGCAGCTGATCGGGCAGCTCCAGGACGCCTACCGGCGCAAGGACCGGGCCACGTTCCGTGCGCTGTCCGGGCTGTGGCTGCGGCTGATGCGGCTCAGCGAGGACGTCACCGGCGCCCACCGGCAGTTCCTGCTGGGGCCGTGGCTGGCGGACGCCCGGGCCATGGCGTCCGGCCCCGAGGAGGCCGCGCGCCTGGAACACAGCGCCCGGGCCTTGCTCACCACCTGGGCGGACCGGGCCACCGCCGACGGCGGCGCGCTCGCCAACTACGCCAACCGCGACTGGCACGGCCTCATCGGCGAGGTCCATCTCCCGCAGTGGCAGTCCTACTTGGGCGAACTCGCCGACGCGCTGGCCGCGGACCGGCCGCCGAAGCCCTTCGACTGGTACGCCAGGGAAGAGCCCTGGACCCATGAGCGCACCAGCCACCCGCTGCACCCCACGACCGAGGCGTACCGCACCGCGCAGCGGGTCCACGACACCCTCGCCCGAGCCCCTTACCAGGGCACCGTCACCGTCACCGCGAGCCCGTCCGCGCTGCCGCCGGGCGGCCGGGCCACCGTCACCGCGGCGTTGCGCAACGTCAACGGGCTGCGGGCGACCGGCCGGGTGGACTTCGCGCTGACCGGCGTCGAGGCCGGCGCGCAGGGGCCGGTGTCGCTGTCGTCGCTCCCGCCCGGCGGCACCGGCCGGGCCCGCTGGCGGGTCACCGCTCCCGCCGGCCCGCTCACCGACCCGCTGGCGGCCTTGCCGTACGCCCTGACCGCCGACTACGGGCCGAAGGGCGAACCACGGGTGAGGGCCGCCCACCACGGCACCCTGTTCGTGGCCGGGCTGCTGGACCGCGAGCTGCGCACGGTCACCACCAACGCGGCGGTCTTCGGCCAGCTCGGCGACCGGTTGGCGGTCAACGGCGCGGGCGCGGACCTGTGGAAGGCCACCGCCGAGTTCGGCGCGGTCTACCGGCCGGGCGCGCTCACCGCGGGCGGCACGGTGACGGTCGAGGTGACCGCGCAGGAGACGACCGGCCCCTGGGCCCGCGCCGGCCTCGTCGTCCGCAACCGGCTCGCCACCCCCGCCCCCGGCTCCCCGGACGCCCTCGGCTTCCTCAACCTGTCCGTGACGCCCGCCAACGGCGTCGTGCTGTCCTACGACTCCGGCGGCGACGGCGCCCTGGACACCTACCGGCGGCTCACCGGCATCACCGCGCCCGCCCTGCTGCGGCTGACCCGCGGCCCGGACGCGGGGCGCTCCGCCACGTACACCGGCGCCTGCTCCACCGACGGCGGCGCCACCTGGCGCGAGATCGCCACCGTCACGGTCCCCGGAGCCGCCGCCCGGCAGGACACCGGACTGCACCAGTCGGCCGCCAACTCCGGTACCGGGGACCGCGGAACGGCCACCTTCCGTCGCTGGACGGTCACTGGAAGCACCTCCGGGCACCGCGTACGCTGA
- a CDS encoding GNAT family N-acetyltransferase produces the protein MSVTSTASAVPVPTPVPGPTPVTPVPATPAPAAAPAAPGYTAEIADSLAQIRAAQRLRHRVFAGEMGATLHSPLAGHDIDAVDALADHLVVTHHATGEVVGTYRLLPPGRSTRLYSDGEFDLGALAGLRPSLIEAGRSCVHPDHRNGAVMTQMWAALARYTLLSGHRYLAGCASVPLADGGTAATHAWELGRTRHAAPSGLQVTPHHPWHAATPLPGRPSLAQLPPLLRGYLRIGAVICGAPAHDPEFDVADFFVVLDMERLDDRYRRYFLGEER, from the coding sequence ATGAGCGTGACATCGACCGCGTCCGCCGTCCCCGTCCCCACTCCCGTCCCCGGCCCCACGCCCGTCACTCCCGTGCCCGCCACCCCGGCCCCGGCGGCCGCCCCCGCCGCCCCCGGCTACACCGCGGAGATCGCCGACAGCCTCGCGCAGATCCGTGCCGCCCAGCGGCTGCGCCACCGGGTCTTCGCCGGAGAGATGGGCGCCACCCTGCACTCGCCGCTGGCCGGCCATGACATCGACGCCGTCGACGCACTCGCCGATCACCTCGTCGTCACCCACCACGCCACCGGCGAGGTGGTCGGCACCTACCGGCTGCTGCCGCCCGGCCGCAGCACGCGGCTGTACTCCGACGGCGAGTTCGACCTCGGCGCCCTGGCCGGGCTGCGCCCCTCCCTCATCGAGGCCGGCCGCTCCTGTGTGCACCCCGACCACCGCAACGGCGCCGTGATGACCCAGATGTGGGCCGCGCTCGCCCGCTACACCCTGCTCTCCGGGCACCGCTACCTCGCCGGCTGCGCCTCCGTCCCGCTCGCCGACGGCGGCACCGCCGCCACCCACGCCTGGGAACTGGGCCGCACCCGCCACGCCGCCCCGTCCGGGCTCCAGGTCACCCCGCACCACCCCTGGCACGCCGCCACCCCGCTCCCCGGCCGGCCCAGCCTCGCCCAGCTGCCGCCGCTGCTCCGCGGCTATCTGCGCATCGGCGCCGTCATCTGCGGCGCACCCGCCCACGACCCCGAGTTCGACGTCGCCGACTTCTTCGTCGTGCTGGACATGGAACGGCTGGACGACCGCTACCGGCGCTACTTCCTCGGCGAGGAGCGGTGA
- a CDS encoding lysophospholipid acyltransferase family protein, which yields MNGPWDVSSDCTPDCAAHAAPRVPASVRARRGAVFAHTVRRALTDGAHLADPVRLRGHAAALLDALGIRLEGAAALSAGDGPGTLVVANHISWLDILALLAVEPVTLLAKREVGGWPVVGGLARRAGTHFIDRTNPRRLPDTVRQVAELLGSGRSVAVFPQATTWCTAEQGAFRRATFQAALDAGAPVRPVTLGYTQQGRPSTAAAFCGEDTFAASLRRVLAARDLTVRVTAHPALTAVGTDLDRRELAALAARAVRGGPPAPAVVTARRVPAPAASAPAHV from the coding sequence GTGAACGGCCCCTGGGACGTCTCCTCCGACTGCACCCCGGACTGCGCCGCGCACGCCGCCCCGCGCGTCCCGGCGTCCGTCCGCGCCCGCCGCGGCGCCGTGTTCGCCCACACCGTGCGGCGGGCGCTGACCGACGGCGCGCACCTGGCCGACCCGGTACGGCTGCGGGGGCATGCCGCGGCACTCCTCGACGCCCTCGGCATCCGCCTGGAGGGCGCCGCCGCGCTCAGCGCCGGGGACGGCCCCGGCACCCTCGTCGTCGCCAACCACATCTCCTGGCTCGACATCCTCGCCCTGCTCGCCGTCGAACCGGTCACCCTGCTCGCCAAGCGCGAGGTCGGCGGCTGGCCGGTGGTCGGCGGCCTGGCCCGCAGGGCCGGTACGCACTTCATCGACCGCACGAACCCCCGGCGGCTGCCCGACACCGTGCGCCAGGTGGCCGAACTGCTCGGCTCCGGACGGTCGGTGGCGGTCTTCCCGCAGGCCACCACCTGGTGCACCGCCGAACAGGGCGCCTTCCGCCGGGCCACCTTCCAGGCCGCCCTCGACGCGGGGGCGCCGGTCCGCCCGGTGACCCTCGGCTACACCCAGCAGGGCCGGCCCAGCACGGCGGCCGCGTTCTGCGGCGAGGACACCTTCGCCGCCTCGCTGCGCCGGGTGCTCGCCGCCCGTGATCTGACCGTCCGCGTCACGGCGCATCCGGCGCTGACCGCGGTGGGCACGGACCTGGACCGGCGGGAGCTGGCGGCCCTGGCGGCGCGGGCGGTCCGCGGCGGCCCGCCGGCGCCGGCGGTGGTGACGGCCCGGCGGGTGCCCGCCCCGGCCGCATCCGCCCCGGCCCATGTTTGA
- a CDS encoding DedA family protein, with the protein MFDQLDRLDQLTEPLQGMLGSPWLWLIILLVSGLDALLPFMPSETTVVLVAVLIGPDLPLLALLAGVAAAGALAGDCLGYAVGRRAGPRALARLLRGARGRTRHARARAMVERHAALLVIAGRFVPGGRVVATLSTGSVGFPLRRFVLLDAVGAGLWALCSAALGGFGGTALTDSPAAGMLLASGAGLLVAGCVGGLHRRGIAAERPPGTRKRHGRRRGAAPGRAGERIPARPHPRREEPEGV; encoded by the coding sequence ATGTTTGACCAGCTCGACCGGCTCGACCAGCTCACCGAGCCGCTCCAGGGCATGCTGGGCTCGCCCTGGCTGTGGCTGATCATCCTGCTGGTGTCCGGCCTGGACGCCCTGCTGCCGTTCATGCCGAGCGAGACCACCGTCGTCCTGGTCGCCGTGCTCATCGGCCCCGATCTGCCGTTGCTCGCGCTGCTGGCGGGCGTCGCGGCGGCCGGGGCGCTGGCCGGTGACTGCCTGGGCTATGCGGTGGGGCGCCGCGCGGGCCCGCGCGCGCTCGCCCGGCTGCTGCGCGGCGCACGCGGCCGGACCCGGCACGCCAGGGCCCGCGCCATGGTCGAACGGCACGCCGCCCTGCTGGTCATCGCCGGCCGCTTCGTGCCCGGCGGCCGGGTGGTCGCCACGCTGTCCACCGGCAGCGTGGGCTTTCCGCTGCGCCGCTTCGTCCTGCTGGACGCGGTCGGCGCGGGCCTCTGGGCGCTGTGCAGCGCGGCGCTCGGCGGCTTCGGCGGGACGGCGCTCACCGATTCCCCGGCCGCGGGGATGCTGCTGGCCTCCGGCGCCGGCCTGCTGGTGGCGGGCTGTGTGGGAGGGCTGCACCGGCGGGGCATAGCGGCGGAACGCCCACCGGGCACGCGGAAACGGCACGGCCGCCGCAGGGGAGCGGCACCCGGCCGGGCGGGGGAGCGGATCCCCGCCCGGCCGCACCCCCGGCGGGAGGAGCCGGAGGGCGTGTGA
- a CDS encoding winged helix-turn-helix domain-containing protein, whose amino-acid sequence MTNIRTLTAPSATTAVPAPHAHRHRLRAVTPDEALPSPAAASAAGASHHGVPSVADLLDSGATWLPAPQHSLPALPGQPPMVGYLVLVPAEQAAAPRPAAAPGPTAPTGDEIVRIDPERRTAQVHGRPLDLTYLEFELLAHLVAHPHRVHTRDQLVTTVWGYGHVGDGRTVDVHVARLRRKLGAAHRSSIVTVRRVGYKYVPGI is encoded by the coding sequence ATGACGAACATCCGTACCCTGACCGCCCCTTCCGCGACGACTGCCGTGCCCGCCCCGCACGCCCACCGCCACCGGCTGCGCGCCGTGACCCCCGACGAGGCCCTCCCGTCACCCGCCGCCGCTTCCGCCGCAGGCGCCTCGCACCACGGCGTCCCCTCGGTGGCCGACCTGCTGGACTCCGGCGCCACGTGGCTCCCGGCGCCCCAGCACAGCCTGCCCGCGCTGCCCGGACAGCCGCCGATGGTCGGCTATCTGGTGCTCGTACCGGCCGAACAGGCCGCCGCCCCGCGGCCGGCCGCCGCCCCCGGGCCGACGGCGCCGACGGGCGACGAGATCGTGCGGATCGACCCCGAGCGGCGCACCGCACAGGTCCACGGCCGCCCGCTGGATCTGACCTACCTCGAATTCGAGCTGCTGGCCCATCTGGTGGCGCATCCGCACCGGGTGCACACCCGCGACCAGCTGGTGACCACGGTGTGGGGCTACGGCCATGTCGGCGACGGCCGCACCGTCGATGTCCATGTCGCCCGGCTGCGGCGCAAGTTGGGTGCCGCGCACCGGTCGTCGATCGTGACGGTGCGGCGGGTGGGCTACAAATACGTGCCGGGCATCTGA
- a CDS encoding rhomboid-like protein, producing the protein MPGPARRFSRRGVLPGAVPRPRPAAVPWLAPLYVGAVQLGAYATARLPDRRRTELLRAHSTHVINLRAGRWRTVATSAVLVEQPMPLPYAAALLTVLGTAEARWGTRRAAGVFAAGHVGACLLVYAGLRGRVRTDPPDATARAVDVGASYGFHATLGALAAAVPHRGARAVATTGLLALGAWPLLRRTRTFTDAGHLTATVLGVVCGAELGMQAGADRP; encoded by the coding sequence ATGCCCGGGCCCGCACGACGGTTCTCGCGCCGGGGCGTGCTGCCGGGTGCCGTGCCGCGGCCCCGCCCGGCCGCCGTCCCCTGGCTCGCACCGCTCTACGTCGGTGCCGTCCAGCTCGGTGCGTATGCCACCGCGCGGCTGCCCGACCGGCGGCGCACGGAGCTGCTGCGCGCCCACTCCACCCACGTCATCAATCTGCGGGCCGGCCGGTGGCGGACAGTGGCCACCAGCGCCGTCCTCGTCGAGCAGCCGATGCCGCTGCCGTACGCCGCCGCGCTGCTCACCGTCCTCGGTACGGCGGAGGCGCGCTGGGGCACCCGGCGCGCGGCAGGGGTGTTCGCGGCCGGCCACGTCGGTGCCTGTCTGCTGGTGTACGCGGGGCTGCGCGGCCGGGTACGCACGGATCCGCCGGACGCGACCGCACGAGCCGTCGACGTCGGCGCGAGCTACGGCTTCCATGCCACGCTCGGCGCGCTGGCCGCGGCCGTCCCGCACCGCGGCGCGCGAGCCGTGGCGACCACCGGCCTGCTGGCCCTGGGCGCCTGGCCCTTGCTGCGCCGGACACGGACGTTCACCGATGCCGGACATCTGACGGCGACGGTGCTGGGGGTGGTGTGCGGGGCGGAGTTGGGGATGCAGGCCGGGGCCGATCGTCCCTGA
- a CDS encoding DUF6891 domain-containing protein, translated as MLAINVRTETGAERAHPAEAELTRLLRRIGAADDHFVVVERIPGRPHVFVQTWREGRGPFAVEYRDGTPERHFSAECDDAEQVVAVFLDWARGGDAWRGALDWRPADLFATPGLDPRTRAAAEAQARKDMRSGFRRAHEVAQSVCDVLDPENPPVTLDEARRIVAGLWEERLTEQERWPEVTGADRVARAFAALDSQGLTARMHFTCCSNCALAGMAAERRAGDRGFVFFHYQDTEAAADGQGLSVRYGAYADSGEAAAEARAEVGRTVAAALTAAGLPVEWDGDPDRVIEISPLDWRKRLPTGA; from the coding sequence ATGCTTGCGATCAACGTCAGGACCGAGACCGGGGCGGAGCGCGCCCACCCTGCCGAAGCCGAACTCACCCGGCTGCTGCGGCGGATCGGCGCCGCTGACGACCATTTCGTGGTCGTCGAGCGGATACCCGGCCGGCCGCACGTCTTCGTGCAGACCTGGCGGGAGGGCAGAGGGCCGTTCGCGGTGGAGTACCGCGACGGCACCCCCGAGCGGCACTTCAGCGCGGAGTGCGACGACGCCGAGCAGGTCGTGGCGGTCTTCCTGGACTGGGCGCGCGGCGGGGACGCCTGGCGCGGCGCGCTCGACTGGCGGCCGGCGGACCTCTTCGCGACGCCCGGTCTGGATCCCCGCACCCGCGCGGCCGCCGAGGCGCAGGCCCGCAAGGACATGCGCTCCGGTTTCCGCCGGGCCCACGAGGTCGCGCAGAGCGTCTGTGACGTGCTCGATCCGGAAAACCCCCCGGTCACCCTCGACGAGGCGCGGCGGATCGTGGCGGGCCTGTGGGAGGAGCGGCTCACCGAGCAGGAGCGGTGGCCGGAGGTGACCGGCGCCGACCGGGTCGCGCGAGCCTTCGCCGCCCTGGATTCCCAGGGACTGACCGCCCGGATGCACTTCACCTGTTGCAGCAACTGCGCGCTGGCGGGTATGGCCGCCGAACGCCGCGCGGGCGACCGGGGTTTCGTCTTCTTCCACTACCAGGACACCGAGGCCGCCGCGGACGGCCAGGGGCTCTCGGTCCGCTACGGCGCCTACGCGGACTCCGGGGAGGCGGCCGCCGAAGCGCGGGCCGAGGTCGGGCGGACGGTGGCGGCGGCGCTCACCGCGGCCGGGCTGCCGGTGGAGTGGGACGGCGATCCGGACCGCGTCATCGAAATCAGCCCGCTGGACTGGCGCAAGCGACTGCCGACGGGAGCCTGA
- the glnII gene encoding glutamine synthetase, whose translation MSIKAEYLWIDGTQPTAKLRSKTKILADGDTLPRWGFDGSSTHQAEGHASDLVLEPVFSCPDPIRGGDHLLVLCEVLHTDLTPHPSNTRALLRPVAEKFAGQEPIFGIEQEYTFLQGERPLGFPEGGGFPAPQGGYYCGVGAGEIFGREIVEKHLDLCLAAGLGLSGINAEVMPGQWEFQVGALAPLVVSDHMWVARWLLHRVAEEYGVTASLDAKPAQGDWNGAGAHTNFSTRAMREGYDAIITACEALGEGDKPLEHVRQYGTGIEDRLTGAHETAPWDAYSYGASDRGASVRIPWQVEVEKKGYIEDRRPNANVDPYVVTRLIVDTCCTELARREQV comes from the coding sequence GTGAGCATCAAGGCCGAATACCTCTGGATCGACGGCACCCAGCCGACCGCCAAGCTCCGCTCCAAGACCAAGATCCTCGCGGACGGGGACACGCTGCCGCGCTGGGGCTTCGACGGGTCCAGCACCCACCAGGCCGAGGGCCACGCCTCCGACCTCGTGCTGGAACCGGTCTTCAGCTGCCCCGACCCGATCCGCGGCGGCGACCACCTGCTGGTGCTCTGCGAGGTCCTGCACACCGACCTGACCCCGCACCCCTCCAACACCCGTGCGCTGCTGCGCCCGGTGGCGGAGAAGTTCGCCGGCCAGGAGCCGATCTTCGGCATCGAGCAGGAGTACACCTTCCTCCAGGGCGAGCGGCCGCTCGGCTTCCCCGAGGGCGGCGGCTTCCCGGCCCCGCAGGGCGGCTACTACTGCGGGGTGGGCGCCGGCGAGATCTTCGGCCGGGAGATCGTCGAGAAGCACCTCGACCTGTGCCTCGCGGCCGGTCTGGGCCTGTCCGGGATCAACGCCGAGGTCATGCCCGGCCAGTGGGAGTTCCAGGTGGGCGCGCTGGCGCCGCTGGTGGTCTCGGACCACATGTGGGTGGCGCGCTGGCTGTTGCACCGGGTCGCGGAGGAGTACGGCGTCACCGCCTCGCTGGACGCCAAGCCGGCCCAGGGCGACTGGAACGGCGCCGGTGCGCACACCAACTTCTCCACCCGTGCGATGCGGGAGGGCTACGACGCGATCATCACCGCCTGCGAGGCGCTGGGCGAGGGCGACAAGCCGCTGGAGCACGTGCGCCAGTACGGCACCGGCATCGAGGACCGGCTGACCGGCGCGCACGAGACGGCCCCCTGGGACGCGTACTCCTACGGCGCCTCCGACCGCGGCGCCTCGGTGCGCATCCCCTGGCAGGTGGAGGTCGAGAAGAAGGGCTACATCGAGGACCGGCGGCCGAACGCCAACGTCGACCCGTATGTGGTCACCCGCCTGATCGTGGACACCTGCTGCACGGAGCTGGCGCGGCGCGAGCAGGTCTGA
- a CDS encoding Gfo/Idh/MocA family protein — protein MTTLRIGLLGTGPWARRVHAPALAAHPGVELAGIWGRRAAAAAALAQVHDSRPYDTPDALFADCDALAVALPPSVQAPLAIRAAAAGCHLLLDKPVATAVPEARALAAAADRAGIASVVFFTARFGAQEGEWIAAQAAAGGWFTAHADWLGSVFAEDSASPYAHSPWRREKGGLWDVGPHALSVLLAILGDVEAVTATRGPADAVLLTMRHSSGAASTATVALTAPAAAAGVEITLRGSAGTTCLPRRPDGPDGPKAAYHRAVDALLAAAASGLPNACDLRFGLRVTEVLAAAEATLPPLVPSGP, from the coding sequence ATGACGACCCTGCGCATCGGACTCCTCGGCACCGGACCCTGGGCGCGGCGCGTCCACGCCCCCGCTCTCGCCGCCCACCCCGGCGTCGAGCTCGCCGGCATCTGGGGCCGCAGGGCGGCGGCCGCCGCCGCACTGGCCCAGGTCCACGACTCCCGCCCGTACGACACCCCTGACGCGCTGTTCGCGGACTGCGACGCGCTCGCCGTCGCCCTGCCGCCCTCCGTGCAGGCCCCGTTGGCGATCCGCGCGGCCGCGGCCGGCTGCCATCTGCTCCTGGACAAGCCGGTCGCCACCGCCGTGCCCGAGGCCCGCGCGCTCGCCGCGGCCGCCGACCGCGCGGGCATCGCCTCGGTGGTCTTCTTCACCGCGCGCTTCGGGGCGCAGGAGGGGGAGTGGATCGCCGCCCAGGCCGCGGCCGGCGGCTGGTTCACCGCGCACGCCGACTGGCTCGGCTCGGTCTTCGCCGAGGACAGCGCCAGCCCGTACGCGCACTCGCCCTGGCGCCGGGAGAAGGGCGGCCTGTGGGACGTCGGCCCGCACGCGCTGTCCGTGCTCCTTGCGATCCTCGGCGATGTGGAAGCGGTCACCGCGACCCGGGGCCCGGCCGACGCGGTGCTGCTGACGATGCGGCACAGCAGCGGCGCGGCCAGCACCGCGACGGTCGCCCTGACCGCGCCCGCCGCGGCGGCCGGCGTGGAGATCACCCTGCGCGGCAGCGCGGGCACCACCTGCCTGCCCCGCCGCCCGGACGGCCCGGACGGCCCGAAAGCCGCCTACCACCGCGCCGTCGACGCCCTGCTCGCCGCCGCCGCGTCCGGTCTGCCCAACGCCTGCGACCTCCGCTTCGGCCTCCGGGTCACGGAAGTCCTCGCGGCGGCCGAGGCGACGCTGCCGCCACTCGTACCGTCCGGCCCATGA
- a CDS encoding PadR family transcriptional regulator produces the protein MSLPHAILTALLEKPSSGLELTRRFDRSIGYFWSATHQQIYRELGKLELAGYIRALPCDQPSRGQKKQFAVLPAGRTELTRWASAEQESKPIRDALLLRLRASAVVGRTGLDEELRRHLALHRQQLAEYQEIEDRDFGAAADPEDRLRRLVLRAGIGLETFWVDWLAQALAEVADMDAAEAPQDRPGG, from the coding sequence ATGTCACTCCCGCACGCGATCCTCACCGCCCTGCTCGAGAAGCCGTCGTCGGGGCTGGAGCTGACCCGGAGGTTCGACCGGTCGATCGGCTACTTCTGGTCGGCCACGCATCAGCAGATCTACCGGGAGCTGGGGAAGCTGGAGCTGGCCGGATACATCCGGGCACTGCCCTGCGACCAGCCGTCGCGCGGGCAGAAGAAGCAGTTCGCGGTGCTGCCCGCGGGGCGCACCGAGCTGACCCGCTGGGCGTCCGCCGAGCAGGAGTCCAAGCCCATCCGGGACGCGCTGCTGCTGCGGCTGCGGGCCTCGGCGGTGGTGGGGCGGACCGGGCTCGACGAGGAGCTGCGGCGGCATCTGGCGCTGCACCGGCAGCAGTTGGCGGAGTACCAGGAGATCGAGGACCGTGACTTCGGGGCCGCGGCGGATCCCGAGGACCGGCTGCGGCGGCTGGTGCTGCGGGCCGGGATCGGTCTGGAGACGTTCTGGGTGGACTGGCTGGCACAGGCGCTGGCGGAGGTGGCGGACATGGATGCCGCCGAGGCCCCACAGGACCGCCCGGGCGGCTGA